A single window of Thermodesulfovibrionales bacterium DNA harbors:
- a CDS encoding methyltransferase, with the protein MLPEDLGELRRLYLGFTSARVVLTANNLGVFDYLKRPLTAAEAAKKLKADHRAMEILLDALAGIGMIHKGRDGRYRNSALSNRYLAKGAPHFQGDIVRHASTMWQNFSALDEVVRTGRPARKDFDHESFILGMHNLTIFRTEGLIKAIGLRGVKTALDLGGGPGTNAMAMARQGVRATIFDLPATVAIARRVARREGIKGLSFLEGDFHVDDIGSGYDLILISQILHAFSVRENKALLARCRNALNPGGRVVIQEFPINDARTAPPQSALFSVNMLVGTESGRCYSPREMKTWLRETGFGNLVTKKLPETVVVVGRVKPETQVVHALSDGRMKEEKTFAYNSR; encoded by the coding sequence ATGCTGCCTGAAGATCTGGGGGAACTGAGAAGACTCTACCTGGGATTCACCTCTGCGCGGGTCGTGCTTACGGCAAACAACCTGGGGGTCTTTGACTATCTGAAGAGGCCTTTGACGGCTGCCGAAGCTGCAAAGAAACTGAAGGCCGACCACCGCGCGATGGAGATACTGCTCGATGCGCTTGCCGGGATAGGGATGATTCATAAGGGTAGGGATGGGAGATACCGCAATTCCGCGCTGAGCAATCGCTATCTTGCCAAGGGTGCGCCCCACTTTCAGGGAGATATCGTCAGGCACGCTTCAACGATGTGGCAGAACTTTTCGGCCCTCGATGAAGTCGTGAGGACCGGAAGACCTGCCCGAAAAGACTTTGACCACGAATCATTCATTCTCGGCATGCATAACCTGACGATATTCCGCACCGAAGGACTCATAAAGGCGATCGGGCTCAGGGGAGTGAAGACCGCCCTTGACCTTGGCGGCGGCCCCGGTACGAATGCGATGGCCATGGCAAGACAGGGTGTAAGGGCGACGATCTTTGACCTTCCCGCGACGGTCGCCATCGCTAGGAGGGTTGCGCGGCGCGAGGGAATCAAGGGGCTCAGCTTTCTTGAGGGCGACTTTCATGTGGATGATATCGGTTCAGGCTATGACCTCATCCTCATAAGCCAGATACTCCATGCCTTTTCTGTTCGGGAGAACAAGGCGCTCCTCGCCAGATGCAGGAATGCCCTGAATCCCGGAGGGAGGGTTGTGATTCAGGAGTTTCCGATCAATGATGCACGGACCGCACCTCCCCAGAGCGCGCTCTTCTCTGTCAATATGCTTGTGGGCACCGAGAGCGGACGGTGCTATTCGCCCCGGGAGATGAAAACGTGGCTGAGAGAAACAGGCTTCGGGAACCTTGTTACAAAGAAGTTGCCGGAAACGGTTGTTGTTGTAGGCAGGGTGAAGCCTGAGACGCAGGTTGTTCATGCCTTGTCAGACGGGAGGATGAAGGAGGAAAAGACCTTCGCCTATAATAGCCGATAA
- a CDS encoding amidohydrolase family protein, giving the protein MIDFHTHAFPDEMADKVMKMLEGEGGVKASLDGRISSLLSSMERNGIEKSIVCSIATKPSQFDAILAWSKQVRSERIIPFPSIHPGDERSVERVARIKGEGFKGIKFHPYYQDFDVDEERIFPIYEKAVEENLIVVMHTGYDFAYPRISKADPAKIASVMEKFPELKLVTTHLGAWDQWEEVEKLLLGKRIYMEISFSLEYIKKDVARSIILNHPKDYILFGSDSPWTDQGKTLSLLKDLGLGQKREVLILRDNAVRLLNSV; this is encoded by the coding sequence ATGATTGATTTCCATACCCATGCCTTTCCTGATGAGATGGCAGACAAGGTGATGAAGATGCTTGAAGGAGAGGGTGGGGTCAAGGCAAGTCTTGACGGGAGGATATCATCTCTCCTTTCGTCGATGGAGAGAAACGGTATCGAGAAGAGCATCGTCTGCTCCATCGCCACGAAACCTTCACAGTTCGATGCGATCCTGGCATGGTCAAAACAGGTCAGGTCCGAAAGGATCATCCCTTTCCCTTCGATCCATCCCGGTGACGAACGGTCTGTCGAGAGGGTCGCCAGAATAAAAGGCGAGGGGTTTAAGGGCATCAAGTTCCATCCCTATTATCAGGACTTCGATGTGGACGAAGAGAGGATTTTTCCGATCTATGAAAAGGCAGTGGAGGAGAACCTCATCGTCGTTATGCATACGGGCTATGATTTTGCTTATCCCCGTATCAGTAAGGCAGACCCGGCCAAGATCGCGAGTGTCATGGAGAAGTTTCCCGAACTGAAGCTCGTGACGACCCATCTCGGGGCATGGGACCAATGGGAAGAGGTCGAGAAGCTCCTCCTGGGGAAGAGGATCTATATGGAGATCTCCTTTTCCCTCGAATATATCAAGAAAGATGTTGCCAGGAGCATCATCCTGAACCATCCGAAGGATTATATTCTCTTCGGCAGCGACTCGCCCTGGACGGACCAGGGAAAGACCCTGTCCCTCCTCAAGGACCTCGGACTCGGTCAGAAGAGGGAAGTTCTCATTTTGAGGGACAATGCCGTCAGGTTGCTCAATTCTGTTTGA